One region of Manduca sexta isolate Smith_Timp_Sample1 chromosome 25, JHU_Msex_v1.0, whole genome shotgun sequence genomic DNA includes:
- the LOC115455385 gene encoding cilia- and flagella-associated protein 161, with the protein MPKLDEDKGIVYCNRVRVGNWYESTKLEEYKLNKFLEQMKKGDLMLARFRKMTENLNKPTVLTQSSGSIGFGARISLLAPHVPASDPPVEDKKGLLLCGRISSNDITYSQELVDGCSLAGVPDLQPAERSTFIITSADYCNREGEQLKYNQEFLLMLSSSEKKKPLYIRYDPNPIPGLCGKFPLYLSEHFVSNTRWRLLPVQKPGITRFEQEGHPITVNADLIINHCATNINLGINVGVWAMGFYGKICAPVMKTYLDVYGRELPNNIWQIYTPIAS; encoded by the exons ATGCCGAAGCTTGATGAGGACAAAGGCATTGTTTACTGCAACCGTGTACGCGTTGGTAATTGGTATGAATCTACTAAATTGGAGGAG tataaattaaataagtttttggaGCAAATGAAAAAGGGAGACTTGATGTTAGCTAGATTCCGTAAAATGACGGAAAATCTTAACAAACCGACTGTTTTAACTCAATCTTCTGGGAGCATTGGGTTTGGGGCAAGAATATCACTCCTCGCACCTCATGTGCCAG cgTCTGATCCACCCGTGGAAGACAAAAAGGGGCTGCTACTTTGTGGCCGTATTTCGTCTAATGATATCACGTACTCTCAAGAGCTAGTTGACGGGTGCTCCCTGGCTGGTGTCCCCGACCTGCAACCAGCTGAAAGAAGCACTTTCATTATAACCAGTGCAGACTACTGTAACAGGGAGGGGGAGCAATTAAAGTACAATCAAGAATTTCTTTTAATGCTCTCTTCATCGGAAAAGAAAAAG CCTCTTTACATACGGTATGATCCTAATCCGATACCTGGACTTTGCGGTAAGTTTCCTCTCTACCTGAGCGAACATTTTGTATCGAACACGCGTTGGCGGCTGTTACCTGTGCAAAAACCAGGCATTACTAGATTCGAGCAGGAAGGACACCCTATTACC GTGAATGCGGATTTGATAATAAATCATTGTGCGACTAATATTAATCTAGGCATTAATGTTGGCGTGTGGGCGATGGGATTTTATGGGAAA ATTTGTGCTCCGGTAATGAAAACATATCTTGATGTCTACGGTCGTGAATTACCAAATAATATATGGCAAATTTACACACCCATTGCTAGttaa